From the genome of Astatotilapia calliptera chromosome 3, fAstCal1.2, whole genome shotgun sequence:
GAAGCATCCTGGTCTCAAAGCCAGATTATCACTTGGGCTATTATGATGAaagattttacttatttttactttatcttATAAAACAGTGCATAATCTCAATTTCTCTAAAGCTCTCTTAAATTCAAATGAAACTCAGTTTTGTCACTGATCCAGTTGGTTTTGCAGATCTTGTTATTAATCTGAAAGAAATGATGCAGCATAATTCAGTCATTAAAGGTGATTTGGAACTAAATTTACTCCCTAAAAACTTGAGTACTTGAGTTCATCGTtacagcaacaaatcacaacatgtaagcttttttatttctgcacaGTTACCCAGAGCTGTTTGTGATTTAACTTCAGAATAAACTGTGTCATCAGCTGCTGCAGGAGCTGGTTTCCCTGCAAAGAAATGATTTGTCAAATGTCATTGCAAGCGCCTCTTTGTTCAAAGTGACaacttgatttatttttacaactttttcttcttgtgtaaaaataattaaaactcaAAGCAAGCATGAAATTAGGTACTTATTTGATTACTTTACTTACCTTTGTGTCTCTTCGGTTTCGCTTTATTGTAATTGACCTGTGCATACAACAGGCTGTCATCTAAAAGAAGATGGACAGATGATCAGGATAAAAAGCCTCAGTTCAACCCTCCTCCACCCCTGGTCATTAAAGTCAGTGACTCTACAATCCAGTGAGGGaaatttatgtaattatgtaACTGTTATCATCACTAACCTCTTAAAATGATGAAGTAATGGTGTAGTCAATGAGgattgcttgatgcataaaaaacaagaaaaaagaaaaaaaatcttattacTTCACTCACCGTTGGCTTTCTTGGTTTTAGCTCTATCGTGGGAGACCTGTGCATACAACACACTGCCATCTGAAAGAGGATGGACAGATGatcaggataaaaaaaaaaagggtgaagtgtgttAATTTTTCATTACATTCATATCTCTGTCAGTCGACACCACACTGATCATCTAAACCTATTGAAGGTCTATTAAAGATGAGATGTTTCTGtcatgtttaaaaacatttctatgAAAACCTGTTAGCCCTCAATTCAGTTTCACATCAGCTCAACCCCCCTTCATCCCTGCTCAGCACGACCCTTTCACTAAGCTCAAATCCAAACCTTAAGGATCACTCTTCActtttcctccatctctgtcAGAACCTAAATTCCAGTGAGGGAATGTAGCTCATACCATTTATGTCCTTTGAAAACAATAATCTGGTCTAATCAACAGCCTCCTCACATGTTTCTTCTATTCTCTTATTTCTGATAAGAACAGGGTTGAAATTAATTACATGCAATGCTTATAGGTGAAAATAATACATTCAcactaatataataataatgtttattACATATCTACATACCTACATGCTAGATAGaacagaggtaaaaaaaaaaaaaaggaattttatTGAACTATACCAAAATCTACCAAACCGACATAACACAGAGTGAGATAAACATCAAGAACAACAATTTGTCTATTTAGGAAGTGTAAACCCATCTGAATCCGTTTTAGCTGCTTTGGTGCAAATCAAAGTGACAAGAGGTGCACTGGAGATGCAACAACAAGGCAACTGCCAAAAAATAAGTGTTTGTACAGGTGGTGGCCACAGGTCATCACTCTCTCCTTATCCCTCCTGGCTTATTTTTCTCTAGTTTTCCTTTGTGCTACTGTCCACCTGAGTGGCACGTTGCTGGGCTGTGGTATTAGTTAAAGATGTTAGTCTCTCAGGTTATAAACAGGGAGTCTGTTTCTTATAGTTGACCAGAAACATGCACATGCTGCTTGGTTAAAGCCCTTATGGCCCTGATGCTCAGCTCTGCTTGTGTTACAGATCATCTCCTAGTATGTCACAGCACTTTCCTGAGAGTGCGCTAAATGTGTCGCCCTGAACGAGCTGGTCTACCTGAATGGACTGCAGGTGGTGTACCATctcatgctaccagtagtgacaGTAACAccagcaaaaagcaaaactagaaaacaATCAGTCAGGAGGAATGAGATGGATTCATAAAACAGATTCACAGTGGTTGTAGGACAGACTGGTCTTAAAGTTGAACTGACCCTGTGTTACAGCGGAAGGACCAAGTGTCcaacttctttttcttcttatctGTGTGCTGCATATTTCTAAAACTTCCATGTTTAAACATAAATAATCACATAGTCTTCATATGTCAATGCTACTGTATCTACTTTACCATTTTGTGTGTCATCGTGGTCTTTGATTGATTCATAAACACAAGCATCACCTACAAAAACAAGCCAATgatagattaaaaaatgaaattcttATGTATGAATCATCTTCTAAATCAGCAAACTCGAAACAGATAAATTGGACTTGGAGTTTAAAATCtgtcagtaaataaaaaaagcaacaacaacaaaacttgtCATGGATCAGGCTGACCTTGAAAAGTAGAATTATGTCGACTGTGTTGAGCTTCATCCTTGATCACGTGGTTCATTGCAGAGCTCTGATTTGTGCTCCGAGTTCTGgtggaacaaaaagaaaaagtagtaaaCCTGTAGATTTAATAAGAAACACAGGATATACTTCTAGTACAGGAGAGGGGAGATTTTAACCAACCTGGTAAAGAATGAAtctggaagaaaagaaaatttcagTGTTATATAGTAAATTGTTCTGGTACATGGAGTGTTGAAGTTACATAtgtgaattttattatttactttataTTCAGTTCAGAAAATGGTCTCACCCTTTTTGAAGcgacacaacagcagcagaagaagaatcaGTAAAATTCCACAAACAAGTCCAACAATCAAAGGAGTGAGAAATGAAGAGCTTTCAGGTGCTGCTGTAATAATACCAGGCTTTAATTAGACGTATTTATACAGATTCATCCACATaatttaggaacattttaaaacataaaaatatagtaCTATTTACAATATCACTATTCctaataaaaagtgaaagattGCACTTGTTTTACACCATCCTGCTCTCTGGTGATTATTTACCTGAATAGCGATACAAAAGAAACTTTGATCTGAATGTCACATCACCTGTTCAACACTCCTATCTCATATCATTTTGATTAGTTTGTCATTTCTATGGAAAATcacatgagaaagaaaaaattatCTTCTCAACCTTTAGTAGGGCTGGATTGGACAAGAAATTGGCCCTGGCACTTTTGGCCCAGGTGGCCCTGCGTGATATACGTATCATACATACTTATATATGTGACAGTTCACTATTAACAGTGGCTGATGGTCAAAGTAGGCATTCATTTAACTGGAATCCTTGAATCTCGCTTCCTAATTATATCACTCCATCTACTTTTTTATGGCTGGTGCTAGCAAGAACAGCCTCCTGAGTCTATGAGACCTGGTTACTGGATGTTTCTGGCTCCAGGCCTGGAGGGACATACAATACAATTACAATACAAGTTttcttatatagcacatttaaaaaccagatGTATGCCAAAGTGCTTCATGGAAACCAATTAAgagcaataataaatacaagtaaataaactaataaaataaaataaatacaaataaaatatactgACAGGTGGGAGATATAACTAACCAATGATATACCAGGCATAGTAGGCACGAGCCCAAAGGCTGAAggttaaatgataaaaacattaataaaagcaaaaaaagcatAATTAGGAAGGGAGACACTCAAAGATTCAGGTAAAAATGAATGGCTACTTTGACCACAAGTCACTGCTGATAGCTAAAGTGTACGTTTAGTTAGCAATCATGGTAGGCTCCATGGACCAAAAATGCCAAggttgatttttttgtcccagtccagcccagCCTGGAGCCCAGAGTGACAGGATATCCTTCAGTAATGGTgcgttcacaccgaacgcgatagacGCGACCAGAGcttcaggtttacatgtaaagtcaatggaggaGCGCGATGAAGCACGACTGGGGGTCACGCGAAACTtcagaagcagatttgcgtcgcgaaaGCGCTTTTCTGCCTGATTCGCGGAGCCAAGTAGCACGACTGACACGTTTGAAGCACAAAGTAAAATCCACGCTACAATTTGTGTGgtgcattttgtgcattcaCGCTTATCTCAtctaccgctcgagttggaaaaatctgaactccagcgtcaagtcgcaccgcgacaaccaatcaggggCCTGGTGATGTGATGCTCTGACCTAGTTCAAAGGGGCAGGTCCAGCCAAAGCCATTCATTCTAGCAATCAGTAGTTTTCTGATGAGGCAGCAGGCTTTCCACGGCAGAAACaatgttcttatttttctcctccttctccctgaggctcttccactttaagctgggtcctttttattcccaCCTCTCTGTAAATagttatatttatgtttaatgtttttctgtttgagcatcttaatattatttcaaataaatttttctAATGAGTAAAGTGTAAGTCTGATTATGAGTCTGACTGTCAGGATAAATGACCTGctattatccaatgacacatcagCTTTCCGGTATCTTTTGctcatttctcctcctcttcttttctcttttttctaaactgaggacctgggccctatttcaggaagccggtttagtgcaaactctgagtaagtataccctgagttaacgaaaactctgggttttcggtttcacaaagcgagtttagattaattctgagtgagttactatgacgacacactccgtgaagctaacctgccccctagcaggtttacttcaactaaccctgactttctccgcctctttgtcggaaacctgactgtaggaagtgtcagacatggcgtgctccttccttgaagagccagtagatgttgaagcccaaatcctccgcagagctctccgccgggagagagtgattagagcgcgtttggacattttatcatttcctgatgatttcctgtgtgaacgtcaccgtttttcagcacaatctataatttatttgaataacatcctcaggcctaatattgctcatgtgacacatcgcggacatcctctcagttctgtacatattatttgtattgcacttcggttttttgcaaacgggagctttctgtataatattggtgacgctgagcatgtttccaaggctaccgtctgtcgggcagtcaggaatgttacagttgcactgaaacgtctcctgtactcgtttgtggtgttccccggtcatagacccacaagatttatcaaagagggattccacaaaattgcaggtatcaggatgaacaaaacttaattcatgatgtggtgatacttgaactactacttaaatgttacatttattctcacggttcccagtcgtgattggctgtacagatggcactcacattccaatcattgctccttcagtaaatgaaggagactatgtgaacaggaagtctttccacagcattaatgtacaggtacatagttccctgtagcatttcaaactaacacattatttcattatagtaatggatgctaatttgtgttctctgcactgtgaagatcatctgtgatgctgccaacattatcacaaatgtggaagccaactgctcagcctctgtgagtggtggtggtggaggacccccacctgtttttcgggcctccgctttttttctgttggctataacgggtcgcatttgagcatacagagtaagcaaatatgtacttgtaatgtgctcagataatttcaataagtgcttacagaaagaaaattaatgtagcctctaactgcaattgatttacatgggacaaacagaccaagcactatggctcataatacaattacaccttacctgtttggattatatttttatatttcatttttacttgctgccaggaacgtttggggcctgttgggttgcacctgcgctcaaatcacatcacaaaataaaatgtataaaataaaaaataaaataaaataaaataacatgtcaaatgggtggaaatccctagatcaatgtttaaattaacactcacgcattgactctgtcggctatgttttgccatgcatgctccctgtcttttgcagctgaggctgtgttactttttttccgcataatttgcatgttatcggcatatgctgccatcatcagaatttcggcctcaagcgctgtgaaatacattgaccgcgccttctttccctccgtctccatggtgactcgcttaatctgtgctccactaatcagggctttatgtatcctcgtgcgcgcgcttaacttggggttaaagcaactccgcgttgactgaactaattgttatcagcctttctgaaaccgaatattccgagttggacagttcggggttactcaaccctgcgtatcgtttttcactctgagttttctaaaccggcttcctgaaatagggccctggtgactgatttcacacaa
Proteins encoded in this window:
- the LOC113019210 gene encoding uncharacterized protein LOC113019210, which produces MCKSRRRDDSYSSTEWSEAFTLSASTDQPKAQIMSDMRDIPVGGSVTLTCSVSASSSSGWKYYWYRDEKSSEALTTQDAVFHSNGQISVSQEGLYRCRGGRGNPVYYTEDSQSVSIGKTAAPESSSFLTPLIVGLVCGILLILLLLLLCRFKKDSFFTRTRSTNQSSAMNHVIKDEAQHSRHNSTFQGDACVYESIKDHDDTQNDGSVLYAQVSHDRAKTKKANDDSLLYAQVNYNKAKPKRHKGKPAPAAADDTVYSEVKSQTALD